In the Gouania willdenowi unplaced genomic scaffold, fGouWil2.1 scaffold_213_arrow_ctg1, whole genome shotgun sequence genome, one interval contains:
- the LOC114458922 gene encoding peptidyl-prolyl cis-trans isomerase FKBP8-like isoform X1 — translation MVCVKGKDVTMATVTMLEVVYQSSDSASVMKSGNKIVMDQFMRRETDPQPPADEWLDIFRCGMLLKKVLQAGGGRDSRPQPGQIVKIHIITRLLDGTLVNEDPELLFTVGNGEVIRVVDEAVRLMGMGEKALFKVSSAIEFEITLLEATDAPDLKLLPPTEKIDLNTCNTIRDEVSTMIKKHSEKMLENPSSTHKHQAKSAWGLSWKWLLGATAVAIGGIALSVAIYARK, via the coding sequence gtTGTTTACCAAAGCAGTGACAGTGCATCAGTCATGAAGAGTGGGAATAAGATTGTCATGGATCAGTTCATGAGGAGAGAAACTGACCCCCAACCACCTGCTGATGAGTGGTTAGATATCTTTAGATGTGGTATGCTACTGAAAAAGGTGCTGCaggctggaggaggaagagacagTAGGCCACAACCTGGACAGATTGTGAAGATTCATATAATAACACGTCTGTTGGATGGGACGCTGGTCAACGAGGACCCGGAGTTGTTGTTCACTGTGGGTAACGGGGAAGTGATCCGGGTAGTGGATGAAGCGGTGCGACTCATGGGAATGGGAGAGAAGGCGCTCTTCAAGGTTTCGTCAGCGATTGAGTTTGAAATTACGCTCCTGGAAGCTACTGATGCTCCAGACCTGAAGCTGCTGCCCCCCACTGAGAAGATTGATCTGAACACCTGCAACACGATCCGCGATGAGGTCTCCACGATGATAAAGAAGCAcagtgagaagatgttggagaacccatccagcacccacaaacatcaggccaagtCAGCATGGGGTTTGAGCTGGAAGTGGCTGCTTGGTGCCACTGCAGTAGCCATTGGCGGCATCGCTCTGTCTGTGGCCATCTATGCTAGAAAGTGA
- the LOC114458922 gene encoding peptidyl-prolyl cis-trans isomerase FKBP8-like isoform X2: MKSGNKIVMDQFMRRETDPQPPADEWLDIFRCGMLLKKVLQAGGGRDSRPQPGQIVKIHIITRLLDGTLVNEDPELLFTVGNGEVIRVVDEAVRLMGMGEKALFKVSSAIEFEITLLEATDAPDLKLLPPTEKIDLNTCNTIRDEVSTMIKKHSEKMLENPSSTHKHQAKSAWGLSWKWLLGATAVAIGGIALSVAIYARK; this comes from the coding sequence ATGAAGAGTGGGAATAAGATTGTCATGGATCAGTTCATGAGGAGAGAAACTGACCCCCAACCACCTGCTGATGAGTGGTTAGATATCTTTAGATGTGGTATGCTACTGAAAAAGGTGCTGCaggctggaggaggaagagacagTAGGCCACAACCTGGACAGATTGTGAAGATTCATATAATAACACGTCTGTTGGATGGGACGCTGGTCAACGAGGACCCGGAGTTGTTGTTCACTGTGGGTAACGGGGAAGTGATCCGGGTAGTGGATGAAGCGGTGCGACTCATGGGAATGGGAGAGAAGGCGCTCTTCAAGGTTTCGTCAGCGATTGAGTTTGAAATTACGCTCCTGGAAGCTACTGATGCTCCAGACCTGAAGCTGCTGCCCCCCACTGAGAAGATTGATCTGAACACCTGCAACACGATCCGCGATGAGGTCTCCACGATGATAAAGAAGCAcagtgagaagatgttggagaacccatccagcacccacaaacatcaggccaagtCAGCATGGGGTTTGAGCTGGAAGTGGCTGCTTGGTGCCACTGCAGTAGCCATTGGCGGCATCGCTCTGTCTGTGGCCATCTATGCTAGAAAGTGA